A genomic region of Deltaproteobacteria bacterium contains the following coding sequences:
- a CDS encoding DUF1707 domain-containing protein, which yields MSGDLPVRVGVSEADRQRVTEVLAHHFSEDRLELEEYERRLELVERAESAEALSVLVADLAPASRQDALVASGPVVALARLEEVPPEASVVAVFSNVTRTREWTPPRALKVVSVFGNTELDFRQARLAPGVTSVRVKAVFGNVHLVVPPGVRVELHGTGVFGNFEDSRGGSGDEASPCTLRVTGTAVFGNAEVEERLPGESGFQAWKRRRRERKALSAARTPGSEPRRLGPGNQ from the coding sequence ATGAGCGGAGACCTCCCAGTTCGCGTCGGGGTGAGCGAGGCCGATCGCCAGCGCGTCACCGAGGTGCTCGCCCACCATTTTTCCGAGGACCGGCTCGAGCTGGAGGAGTACGAACGGCGCCTCGAGCTCGTGGAGCGGGCCGAGAGCGCGGAGGCGCTGAGCGTCCTCGTGGCCGACCTCGCCCCCGCGTCCAGGCAGGACGCGCTCGTCGCGTCCGGACCGGTGGTCGCGCTCGCGCGCCTCGAGGAGGTTCCTCCCGAGGCCTCCGTGGTGGCCGTCTTCTCGAACGTGACCCGCACCCGCGAGTGGACCCCTCCGCGAGCGCTCAAGGTCGTCTCCGTCTTCGGCAACACGGAGCTGGATTTCCGGCAGGCGCGGCTGGCCCCCGGCGTGACGTCGGTGCGGGTGAAGGCGGTCTTCGGGAACGTCCACCTCGTCGTGCCTCCGGGGGTGCGGGTCGAGCTCCACGGCACGGGGGTCTTCGGAAACTTCGAGGATAGCCGCGGCGGGTCGGGCGACGAGGCGAGTCCGTGCACCTTGCGCGTGACGGGCACGGCCGTGTTCGGCAACGCCGAGGTGGAGGAACGGCTTCCGGGCGAGTCGGGGTTTCAGGCCTGGAAGCGGCGCAGGCGCGAGCGGAAGGCGCTCTCCGCCGCGCGCACGCCGGGCTCGGAGCCGCGCCGCCTCGGTCCAGGGAACCAATAA
- a CDS encoding PFL family protein, translating to MIWQREEVAEILRMIEHEHLDIRTVTMGISLRGVIKEEISRTCTALRERVERCAERLVPTILQVQQEFAVPITNKRVSVTPIALVAEASGASSYVPVAEAMDRAAADVGVDYIGGFSALVEKGMTPGDRVLLDSIPEALASTKRVCSSINVATTRAGINMDAILLMGERIKRLAELTASEGGIGNAKLVTFANIPEDNPFIAGAMHGIGEPEVVLNVGVSGPGVVLSALRRLFAEQPNCDLGTIAETVKRQSFKVTRAGELIGREVARRLGPPARFGVVDLSLAPTPAIGDSVAEILESLGLERTGAPGSTAALALITDAVKKGGVMASSSVGGLSGAFIPVSEDHGMIEAARLGALTLEKLEAMTAVCSVGLDMVAVPGDIPAETLSAIIADEMAIGVVNNKTTAVRILPIPGKVAGESYDFGGLLGTAQVQAVNRFSGAAFVRHGGRIPAPIISLRN from the coding sequence ATGATCTGGCAACGCGAAGAGGTGGCCGAGATCCTCCGGATGATCGAGCACGAGCACCTCGACATCCGCACCGTCACGATGGGGATCTCGCTGCGCGGCGTGATCAAGGAGGAGATCTCCCGCACCTGCACCGCGCTGCGCGAGCGGGTCGAGCGCTGCGCCGAGCGGCTGGTCCCGACGATCCTGCAGGTACAGCAGGAGTTCGCGGTGCCGATCACCAACAAGCGCGTCTCGGTCACGCCGATCGCGCTCGTGGCCGAGGCGAGCGGGGCGTCGAGCTACGTCCCCGTGGCCGAGGCCATGGATCGCGCCGCCGCCGACGTGGGCGTGGACTACATCGGTGGTTTCTCCGCGCTCGTCGAGAAGGGGATGACCCCCGGGGACCGCGTGCTCCTCGATTCGATCCCCGAGGCGCTCGCCTCGACGAAGCGCGTCTGCTCGTCGATCAACGTGGCCACCACGCGCGCGGGGATCAACATGGACGCGATCCTCCTCATGGGGGAGCGCATCAAGCGACTCGCCGAGCTCACCGCCTCGGAGGGTGGCATCGGCAACGCCAAGCTCGTCACCTTCGCCAACATCCCCGAGGACAATCCGTTCATCGCCGGCGCGATGCACGGCATCGGCGAGCCCGAGGTGGTGCTCAACGTAGGCGTCTCCGGCCCCGGCGTCGTGCTCTCGGCGCTGCGACGCCTCTTCGCCGAGCAGCCCAACTGCGACCTCGGCACGATCGCCGAGACGGTCAAGCGCCAGTCCTTCAAGGTCACCCGCGCCGGCGAGCTCATCGGCCGCGAGGTGGCGCGTCGGCTCGGACCCCCCGCGCGCTTCGGCGTGGTGGACCTGAGCCTCGCACCCACGCCGGCCATCGGCGATTCCGTGGCGGAGATCCTCGAGTCGCTCGGGCTCGAGCGGACCGGAGCGCCGGGGAGCACGGCGGCGCTCGCGCTCATCACCGACGCGGTGAAGAAGGGGGGCGTGATGGCCTCCTCCTCGGTGGGCGGGCTCTCGGGGGCCTTCATCCCCGTGAGCGAGGACCACGGCATGATCGAGGCCGCGCGCCTCGGGGCGCTCACCCTCGAGAAGCTCGAGGCGATGACCGCGGTCTGCTCGGTGGGGCTGGACATGGTGGCCGTTCCCGGCGACATCCCGGCCGAGACGCTGAGCGCGATCATCGCCGACGAGATGGCGATCGGCGTGGTGAACAACAAGACCACCGCGGTGCGCATCCTGCCCATTCCCGGCAAGGTGGCCGGCGAGAGCTACGACTTCGGCGGGCTGCTCGGCACCGCGCAGGTGCAGGCGGTGAACCGCTTCAGCGGCGCCGCCTTCGTGCGCCACGGCGGGCGCATCCCCGCGCCGATCATCAGCCTGCGTAACTGA